A genomic segment from Dendropsophus ebraccatus isolate aDenEbr1 chromosome 7, aDenEbr1.pat, whole genome shotgun sequence encodes:
- the LOC138797508 gene encoding cytochrome P450 3A29-like isoform X2, with product MDPAIIKAILVKECYSTFTNRRDFGLNGPLKSAVSIAADDQWKRIRTVLSPTFTSGKLKQMFPIIKEYGDLLVKNIQKRVDNKEFVDMKNIFGNYSMDIVLSTSFSVNVDSMNNPNDPFVTNGRKLFTFSFFNPLFLTTVLCPFLLPLLDKLNFCFLPMSVLNFFQDAIKSIKKNRQKGIHTNRVDFLQLMVDAQSSNEGEKNHGYKELTDTEIMAQGLIFIMAGFETTSTTLMFLAYHLATHPDVQTKLQEEIDTFLPNKAPPTYEALMQMEYLDAVLYENLRLYPAAGRIERVCKTTTEINGVTIPKGVVTVIPAFALHRDPDLWPEPEEFRPERFSKENRETQDPYTFLPFGAGPRNCIGMRFALINMKSVITLLLQNFSFRTCKDTPIPLEIDTTGFLKTKKPVILNLVPREAEKTEK from the exons ATGGACCCAGCAATCATAAAAGCCATTCTAGTTAAGGAATGCTACTCTACATTTACAAACAGACGG gaTTTTGGCCTTAATGGACCTCTAAAGTCTGCAGTGTCAATCGCTGCTGATGACCAATGGAAGAGGATACGAACCGTGTTGTCACCAACATTTACCAGCGGTAAACTTAAACAG ATGTTTCCAATAATAAAAGAGTATGGAGACCTTTTAGTGAAGAACATTCAGAAGAGAGTTGATAACAAAGAATTTGTAGACATGAAAAA CATCTTTGGAAACTACAGCATGGATATTGTTCTGAGTACATCTTTCAGTGTGAATGTGGATTCAATGAACAATCCCAATGATCCATTTGTGACCAATGGAAGAAAACTTTTCACCTTCTCCTTTTTTAACCCTCTGTTCTTAACAACTG TTTTGTGTCCATTCCTTCTGCCTCTTCTGGACAAGCTGAATTTTTGCTTCCTTCCAATGAGTGTCCTCAACTTTTTTCAAGATGCCATAAAAAGCATTAAGAAAAACAGGCAGAAAGGAATTCACACA AATCGAGTAGATTTTCTCCAACTCATGGTAGATGCACAGTCTAGCAATGAAGGAGAGAAGAATCATGGCTATAAAG AACTGACAGACACTGAAATAATGGCTCAGGGACTTATCTTTATTATGGCTGGTTTTGAGACCACCAGCACCACACTCATGTTTCTGGCTTATCATCTGGCTACTCACCCTGATGTCCAAACCAAACTTCAGGAGGAAATTGACACCTTTCTTCCCAATAAG GCTCCACCAACATATGAAGCTCTGATGCAGATGGAATACCTTGATGCTGTGCTTTATGAAAACCTGCGACTCTACCCCGCAGCTGGGAGAATTGAACGTGTTTGTAAGACAACAACTGAGATCAATGGCGTAACCATCCCAAAGGGTGTTGTAACGGTTATCCCGGCCTTTGCGCTGCACCGTGACCCTGACCTCTGGCCTGAACCAGAGGAATTCAGACCTGAAAG ATTTAGTAAAGAGAACAGGGAGACACAAGACCCTTACACCTTCCTACCGTTTGGAGCTGGCCCAAGGAACTGCATAGGGATGAGGTTTGCCTTGATCAACATGAAATCAGTCATCACCCTGCTACTGCAGAACTTCTCTTTCCGAACATGCAAAGACACTCCG ATCCCACTGGAAATTGACACTACTGGATTCCTAAAGACAAAAAAGCCTGTTATACTGAACCTCGTGCCCAGAGAAGCCGAGAAGACTGAAAAGTAG